AAGGATAAGCCGGTGGCGATGTCGATTATTCAAGGTCGCTTGATTGGTTTGGCTCACTTTACGGTGGGGTATATCCTGACTTATGCGGCGTTCTTGATTGCTTCGACGGCAAGTAAGTTCGGTTAACCTGCCACAGAAAAACAATAATTTGAATAGACTCTACCTATCCTCATGAGGTTAGGGGGAGTTTAAATAAAAATCCCCTGCTATGAAAGCGGGGGATTTTTATTGCCCGACGTTGAAAAACCGGGTTTCTCGACGAAATTTCTGGTAGTTAGCCATTGATTCCGATGAGAAACCCGGTTTTTTGTCCGGTTGATTTAAAACTGAACAGAGGGCCTAAAAAGAGGGTTTGGGAATAGCCGGTCGTTGTTGTCCTGACCACTCTTTTTTCGACCTATTGCGGTTAATTCAGGGAATGACGCCTGGAATTAGCGATCGCTTTCAACGTAGATGAACAGCAGACCCATCACGACGGCGGGCATTAACCAGCAAACGACGGGAATCAAAATCCAAGGCAAGTAAGCAGCTGCATAAGCACCTGTCATATCTAATTTCTCCTATTTCAAGTTTTGGGTTGACGAGAGGACGATTAACGACGGTTAGTCACTTATTTTCCTCTAAAAAGGTGGGAATTTTCAAAAATCAGAATCTGCCGATGCAGATGAACTAATTTTAGGTGACTGGAGGTCACGGTTCAAAACCAGCAAATTAAAGCCCTAGCAAGGGACTAAAGGTCTAGTTAGTTGACTAAACCCCGGAAAATGGCATCGACGCCACCCAGGTTTTCCAAGAGGAAATAGGCGAAGAATGCGCCACCCATTGCACCAATGAAGAACCCAGCGGTTAGCTGACTCCAACCCTCAGCAGTTTTGAGGGTGATAGGGGCTTGGGGATTTTGGCTGGGGTAATCATCATCGCCGGTGACTTGGAACGAGGCAATCCCGTAGACAGACATACAGGCGGTGGCGATTAAAACTAGAGACAGGGCCGAGACTAATCCACCTAAGTTGGCAGTTGGGGCATAGTCGCGCAGGGGACCGAATTTAACCCAAGGACCCACAAGCCAATAGCCGTGGGCCATCCCAATTTCGATTCCACGCAGGATGGGGGAGAGTCCTTTACGGTAGGCAGGCAGGTTACCAATGAATGCTTTGGTGAAGGCAGAGTCGCTAATCGGGGTAGAGAGGTGACCCACAAAGGGGTCTCCACCGTAAGGCTTCACCATTTCAATATCTCTTGCATCGGCCATATTTGTTTTTCCTCTTGGTGTGACAATCAGTAAAAGAACTTAAGGTCATATTCTAAGCAAGGAGGGGTAGCCTAGTCTCAGAATTAGTGGGTAGCTTTAAAAAACTTCATGAAAATCGCCTACATCCCCTGGGGCTGGTAACCACTGATTTTAATTTACCCCGGTTCGGTGACCTTTGCGATCGCGATCCCAGCCTTTATTCTCTGATTAGAGCAGGTTCTGGGTTTAACTTCGGTTTCTGTTAAATTTTGTTAAGAAATTTAACAATTCCAGGGAATAGGCAGGGTATTTCTACCCCTTCAGAGATTTTGCCACAGCTCAAGGGCGATCGCCCCGGGTCAAAAGGCAGATTTCAGGCGAATCAGGACCCAGGGTCACTCATCCACCGGCATGATTTCGGACTGTTTCCCCGAACAACGGTTGGGGGATTTTTAGAGTGTTCTGGGGAAGGGGATACAGCAACGGGAAAACCAACCGGGTTTTTTTAGCCTCTTTTTGCTGACTCCTTTCCTGTGGAGAATTGTCCAATTTAGGGAGACTGGTAGGAGGTTTGATTATAGAAATTCAAATATTGATAAAATTTATAAATTAGACTCCAATTGAAAAGCGATCGCCTGACTCTTTCTAAGTTCACAGAAGCGATCGCCTTCACTTGGGCTAGGGGTTATTCTGGAAAATCGGGAATAATCCATTTCGGAGGCTGCGTCCGTTTTTTTCTAATGGCTTCTTCTGCGATTTCTATCATTTTATCTAAGGATGTTTCCTCGATAAACTGGGATGTTTGTTCTGCATATTCACGGTTGGGGCATTTATCTCCCAATACACAGCCATTCACGCAGGCTACAGCACAGTTAATAGTCTCTGTCACGACAAACCTCTTCTTTATCTTCCTCTGAATTGACATTGACCCCGGACGACTGTACCGGCTTGATGAAAGCAAATCCCAGTCGTCTACTAAGAATCTAAGTTCTGAATAATTATTGTAGCATCACGGGTGAGGGGCATTGATATCCGTGGGACTGTGAACGTTAGAAAAGACTGGACTGCCAGGGATTAGCGAAAAGCGCAGTCGCCTGGGTCCCCTCCCAGAAGCCCCCCGCAATCAATCATCTGGGGTACTGAGACTTGTAATCGGGAATTCCCCGAAAACCGGGCGGTTGCGATAGACTATCAGCACGACTAATCTATCCGCAGAAGTGGCCCCCGAATGTTCGGATTCTCCAGGGGTTGCTGGGGTTGAGTGGGTGCGATCGCCCTTGGGTGAAACCCGCCTTCTCCAGTTCCTGTGGCGGAGGCGATCGCACCGGAGTTAAACCGGCTATTGATTCCCTCAAATGATGGGGATTTTTTAGCGGGTTTAACCCTGAAAATGCTGCTCCAATTCCTCCGGATTATCAAGCGTTCTAACTGTGAATTCTAACCCATATAACCGCTATTTTTTTGAGATTATGGCTATCAATTTCATGTTTGCGGCCTTAAATAAAGCTGTTAAAATTGGCTCTTTATCCTTAATGATTGCTGGACTTGGGGGCTGTACCAATTTGGTTAAGTCAGGAGTTGGTGTCACCGATATTGAGCAGATCGAAAGCAACTGGCAGAATAAAGATACGGTGTATTTAAAAGGAACCGTTGAAAATCGGGCCCCGTTTCTGCAATCGGGAGCTTATCAACTGCAAGATGCCACGGGAGCAATTTGGGTCATGACCGATTCAACCCTGCCAAATGTGGGCGATCGCCTGGTGATGAAAGGTCAGGTAACCTATCAAAGTATTCCGATTGCGGGACAAGAGTTAGGAGAAGTTTACATTAAAGAAATGGAACTACTTGAACGAGAGAGTTCTGGCAAGAATAATCTTTAAATTTTTCGCGTTAAAAGAAACCGGGTGAATTAAATCATCCCGGTTTCTTTTTTTTGAAATTAACGTAAAGTCACGACCTCTTCGGCAGTGGAAGGATGAATACCAATGGTGGCATCAAAGTCTTTTTTCGTGGCTCCCATATTGACAGCAATGGCTAAACCTTGAACGATTTCTGCCGCATCTTTTCCGACGATATGGACTCCTAAAATGCGGTCGGTGGTTTTGTCCACAATTAATTTAATCATCACCTTTTCATCGGCATCGGTGAGACTATAAAACATGGGACGGAATTTGGCGCGATAGATGGTTACATTGTCGCCCACTTTGTCGCGGGCTTCCTCTTCAGTTAAGCCGACTGTGGAAGCTTCCGGCTGAGAAAAGACAGCGGTGGGGATGCCGGTATGGTTAATATGGCGAGGGAGATGACCAAAGACGGTATCGGCAAAAGCACGACCTTCAGCGATCGCCACCGGGGTTAAATTCATGCGATCGGTACAATCTCCCACGGCATAGATATGGGGTTGATTCGTGCAACTATCGGGACTGACGGCGATCGCACCGAGAAGCACTTCAACCCCAGCATTCTCTAAGTTTAACCGGCTTAAATTCGGTTTGCGCCCGGTTGCACAGAGTAACGCATCAACGGTGATTGGCTCATGTTCTTCCCCTGCAAACATCAATTTTAAGCCGTCATCGGTCTTCTCAATTTTCTCCAGGGTTGTCTGAGTTTTGAATTGAATCCCATGTTTGGTCATGCCTTCTTGAATGTTCTGGGCAATATCTTGATCAAAGCCATGTAAAATATAGTCGCGCCGAATAATTTCGGTGACTTCAGCCCCCAACCCATTCATAATCGAAGCAAACTCGACACCGATATAACCGCCACCCCAAACGGCGAACCGTTTGGGAAATGTGCTGAGGTGGAACATTTCATTGGAGGTGATGCTATGTTCGATGCCCTCAATATTCGGTTTCTCCGGCTTTCCTCCCACGGCAATCAAGATTTTGTCTGCTGTGATTTTGCGATCGCCTACTTCAATGGTATGGGGATCAACAAAAGTAGCCATCCCATTGATTAACTCAACCCCAGCTTTTTCCAGATTATTAATATGGATCTGATTCAGGCGCATCACTTCTTTCTGAACCACTTCCACCAGTTTATTCCAATCAAAATTGGGTTCCGCTTTTTCCCAACCGTAACCTACGGCATTTTGATACAGTTTAGAAAATTGGGACGCATACACCATTAATTTTTTGGGAACGCAACCCCGGATGACACAGGTACCTCCGACTAAATCCCCTTCGGCGATCGCCACTTTAGCCCCATAAGAGGCAGCCCGTTTCGATGCCGCTAATCCGCCAGAACCTGCACCTATCACGAATAGGTCATAATCAAAGTTCGTCATTTAAGTCACTCCGTTTGTCTTCTTTTAATACCAGGGTAATCGGTTTTGTAAAGCGATGGGGAGGATGGGGGAGATGGGGAGGTTGGGGAGGTTGGGGGAGATGGGGAGGTTGGGGAGGTTGGGGAAGATGTTCTTCTTGTTTGTAGTAACGACTTCAGTCGTTCTCCTCAATGGTTCGTAGTAACGACTTCAGTCGTTGCCGCGTTACTTGGCTTGAGCCAAGTAACCCACCGATATCAGATTCTCCCTCCAGTTCCCAAACAGGCAGGCGCTAGATCCTCGGATTGCTCGTGTTATGGCTTAAGCCATAACACGAGAGCAACGACTGAAGTCGTTACTACAAACAAGAAGAACATTTCCCCCATCTCCCCCATCCCCAAGCTTTCAGTATAAATACTAACAAAGCCCTCCGTATTGTTACGGAGATAATGATTGATGACAAATACGGATGTTCTAAAACACGGGAACCGTTAAGCTATAGCATATTACTAAAGTCAGCCTTTCTATGAGTTTAAGGGAGAGGAGAAAAACCCTAGTTTCCCCTGTAGTGATTGGCGGCTAATTTACCGATATTTTATCATAAAAAATCTGTTGCCTTCCCTGTGTTGAAACGAGGGTTTAGGCGGGGATTGTTTTAAACTTGCTGTGAGGAACTCCGAAAAACAGTATTTAAAAATCAGCCAGATGGCTGATGCGATCGCCCTAGGTAGGGGGGTCATAATATAACTATACTCTCTGAGCCGATTGACATGGATTAAGTGATTTTAGATACCAATCTTCCTTCCCGCGATGACCTATGGAGCATTGTTAAAAAATCATGATAAATTCTGGGGCTGATGGGCTTGAATGTTACACTGGTAACACCCTTAATCGGAACGGTTTGATAAACTAGGGATGCGATTAAGGTTGAGAATTAGCAGAGGGATTCATAAAATTCAGAATAACTAAAACAATTAAATGCTTTATTTCAATAAAATTCAAGCCTTTTATTATTAAAGTCCAACTTGGGATATGGGCGTTAAAAGTTAAAAATAAAGTTTAGTTAGTTTGCAGCCTAAATATAGAGAAGTAAAGAGGGAGTTATGATGGAAAATACAACCATTCAGCAGCAGAAACAAGAGAAGGTTTGTAGTGCAGCCGCGCAGCTTGTTGGGTCGCCAACTAAGGCATTACAAAAAATTGTAACCAATAATCTATCTGGGCGACTGACGATTCGAGATACGTCGGATCCTTCTGTATTTTGGCGGGTCCATTTTGGCAATGGCAAGGTGCATTTTGCCAGTAGCCTGACGGGATATCAAGAGCGCCTCAGTTATTACCTTTCTCGGTTATGCCCGGAGCTGAAAGAGCTTTCCCTAGAAGGGTTCCAGTCAGATTATCAGGTGATTTGCCATTACTGGAAAGCCGGAAAACTTTCCTTACAACAGGCTAGAGAAGTCTTACTTAAACTCACCCAAGAAGCATTGGTGCAGGTCCTTAATTTACCCCAAGCGGGACTGCAATTTGAAAAGACGGTGGGACTGGACCCAATTTTGCTCTCTCTGCCGTTGAAGCAGACGATTTTACCGATGCGGGACGCGATTGGAAAGTGGGCAAAAATTAGGGCAGAAATTGCCTCGCCGTTTCAGAGAGTTTTTATTAGGAATTTAGAGCAAATCCCTAAACTCCTTTGGCCGACGTTTAAAAATGTTGAAGGGATTAAACGGCTGATTGAAGTTTTAAATCGGGGTGGGTGTCTGTATGAAGTGGCCCAAGGGTTGAAAATCGATGTCCTGTCTTTGGCTTTGTTACTGCAACCGTTGGTGCAAGCGGAAGCGGTTGGGGTGAAGCCCTATCAGTTGGAAAAGGTAGAAGATGGGCCGATTATTGCTTGTATTGATGATAGTAAAACAACTCAGCGGCACGTTCGGGCGATTTTGCAGGCGGCGGGATACCGTTGTTTGATGTTAACGGAACCGGCGAAAGCATTAACGACTTTGGCACGGCATAAACCGGCGTTGGTGCTGATGGATATTAATATGCCAGAAATTAATGGTTATGAACTCTGCCGGATGTTGCGCCAGTCGAGTTTGTTGCAGGAAATCCCGATTGTGATGTTGACGGGACGGGATGGGATCATCGATAAGATGCGATCGCGGATGGTGGGGGCGAATGATTATATCACCAAACCCTTTGATGCCCAACAACTCTTGAAGGCGATCGAAATGCAGTTACTCGGCACTGCGGATTCTGAAAGGGAAACAATTCTGCAAACTGGGTGATTTCACCTCATTTCCCCGGGGAATGAACTATCGTAATCTATAGCAAGCGGATTGGAACTAGCCATTCAAAGTGCGATAGGATAACCGGGAAAATGCTGAGAACGTATGCAGGGTTGCAATTAAGTCCCAAGGTACAAGTTGTGGTCCCGATGGAGCAAGTCGTAGAAGAAATTGCCCGATCGCGACGGCAAATTTGTCCGATCCCCGGGGTTCCCGAGGCGATTTTAGGGGTGGTGAATATCGCCGGTAAGTTGCTCTGGGTGATTGATTTGGCTGATTTTCTGACGGAGATTTTGGGACTGACGCCCCGATCGCCCTCGCGAGGGGATGAGTTAACTTTGGTCGTAATTCGCAAGGACCCACCCCCGGAACAGCACCCGGAGGAGGAAGAATCCACCATCACTCCCTTCGCTTGTGTCGTCTGCGATCGCCTTTTCACCCTCACCCTCAACTCCACCCACTTTACCCCCATTCCCGATCCCTGGAGACCCCTACTCCGTCCCCTGTTTTCCGGTTTAATCTGGATCTCACCCCCCACGGATGCTGCATCGCGTCGGTTTCCCGTGGGATTGCTCCAAGTGAGCGCCCTATTTGATGCCCTCAGTCGGCACAGTACCCTCACTGCCGGAGAATTGCGATGATCTCATCCAATCACGAACCCTCTGTGCCGGAAAATCTGCGCCTCGACTCTTTTGCGATCGCCAACCTAGATCCAGAAGCGCGCCACTGCTTCCTCCATGAAGAAGCACCGGAATGTTTACTCGCCTTAGAGCAAGGAATCCAGTGCTTAAACAGCAACGCCGCCACTCAGGAGAACCTCGGCACTGCCTTCCCTGACTTGATTCGCGCCGCCCATACCCTCAAAGGCGGTGCCGGAATTGTCGGGTTACAGCAACTCTCCCACCTGTCACACTATATTGAAGAGTTATTAATCGCCCTCAATGATGGACGAGTCCCTCACTTACCTTCCGCCTACGAACTCCTATCTCTGAGTCTCGACCCCATCGGGGATTTACTCGTAGGCGCTTGGAATGGCAATGACTCCCAAACCTCCGATCGCCGACTCCAGAATCTGATCGTCACCCTCGATCGCTTTGTCCAAGATTTACCCCCTCCGCTTCAGGAGAATTTAGAAGAAGAAGGCGCAGGGGAGGAGTTCCCTCACGCCACTGATTCGCCGGTGAACTCCTTTGTTAAAACTGCCTTGGAGGTTGATTTAGAAGACTGTCTACAACGCCTCACACGATCGCTGGCTGAATTTACTGACAATCCCACCTCCGCAGAACCCTCACTCCGCCAGAGTCTCACTATTTTTTTAGAAGAATGCACCCTCCTGGGAGAAACCTTGGGGTTAAAGGGGTTAACCATTATCAGTCGGGAAATTTCTGCATCCCTCTCCCAGGAACAAGCTCTACCGGAAGAGTTAGCACAACTTGCGATCGCCCGAATTCGCACCCTCCGAACAGAAACTCTCACCCCATCCTCCCCATCCCCGCCATCTCCCGAATCCGAGGCAACCCGTTCCTCTATCCCGGAACGGTTTTTAAAATACCTGATTGTCAATCCCAATCCCGATCTCGCACCAGCAAATCTGACCCTGCGAGTCCCCGTCAGGCGCTTAGATCGCATGAGTGATACCCTGGGGAATTTAATCGTGGAATCCGATCGCCTCACCCTAGAACAAGAAAAACTCCAAACCGCGATCGCCACCCTCTCCCAATCCCCAAACCTAACGGCGATCGCCTCCGACATCCAACAAACCCTCGATCGCCTCAAAACCTCCCTCAACCAACTCAACCGGGACCTCACCGACTCCCGACTAATTCCCTTTGGGGCGATCGCAGAACGATTTATCACCCCCTTGGAAACCTTGCAACGACAGTATGGGAAGCAAGTCGAATTAGTCATCCAGGGAAAAGATAGACGGGTCGATCAACCGATTTTAGAACAATTACAAACCCCCTTAACCCACCTATTTCGCAATGCCTTCGATCATGGGATCGAGTTACCCACGGAACGCAAAGCACTGGGTAAGTCACCCACGGCTAAAATCACCTTCTCTGCCACCGTTGAAGGGTCGCAACTGGTGATTACCGTGGAAGATGATGGACGAGGGATTGATCCGCAGAAGGTTTATAAGCGGGCATTAGCAATGGGACTGATTGATCCCGAAAAAGGGTTTTCTAAAACCCTTTCTCCGGAGAATTCCAACCCGAGTGAGATTTTACAATTTCTGTTCACGCCGGGATTTTCTACTGCCTCGAAAGTGACGGATTTATCGGGACGTGGGGTGGGGTTAGATATCGTCCAACATCAAGTGGCACGACTACGGGGAACTTTGCAAGTCGAGACAGTATTGGGACAGGGTACTAAGTTTACCATTGCTGTTCCTTTGACTTTGAGCCGGTTGTCTGTTTACTTGTGCCAATGTCAAGACTACACTGTTGCAATTCCCGCAGATAAGGCGATCGCTGTGGTGAAGTTATCCCAGGCAGAAATCGCAGGGGGTGAAATAGGCGATCGCCATGAAGAAATTCCCGGACAAACGGAACCCTTGCCCATTTTTAGATTATGGGATTTGCTGCCCTATCGAACACAGGTTCGGGAAGCAGTTTCAAAAGTGAATTCGCCCTCGGTTTGTCTGATTTTGTGGGTGAAGGGTCAACAGGTGGCGATCGCGGTGAATGCGGTGCTCGAAGAACGTCCTGTCATGCTCAAACCCTTGGATCTCACGGTCCCCGTTCCTCCCTACGTTGCCGGTTGTACCGTTCTAGGCAGCGGTGAAGTGGTGCCAGTCCTCGCCCCCCATCACTTTCACCCGTTACTGTTTCCCCGTTCCCCTCTTAAACCCGTCACCCATGTCTCACCGGATACAGTGTTGAGTTCCGATGCTGCTCCTCATCTATTAATTGTGGATGATTCCCTCATCATGCGCCGGATGTTGCAGGATCTATTCGAGGGTGCCGGATTTGTCTCTACAGTCTGTACCAATGGACGGGAGGCATTAACTCAACTAGCGCGATCGCCCCAGGGACAATTCCACCTGATCCTTTCCGATGTGGAAATGCCCCATTTAGACGGATTAGGATTACTCCAGACGGTGCGATCGGACCCCCAATGGCATCAGGTTCCGATGGTGATGCTCTCCTCCCGCGCCAATCCCGAGGATATTCAGAAAGGGATGGAATTAGGCGCAACTACCTATTTGAGTAAACCTTTCGATCCGGCAAGGTTGCTTGCCGCTATTCGCGAGATCCTTGTCGCGGGTGAGGGACCGCCATCGGGATTGGGGGGATGGGGGAGATTTGGGAGATTTGGGGGAGATTTTGGGGATAAATTTCTTTTTTAACTCCAACTATGCCTATAGATAGAGATTCTAATTTTAAGGTTTATCCCTTAAGATACAGGACAAAAATAATAAATAGTGCTAGATGTATCTTAAGTTAGAGAACCTTAATTTTTTGTGATTAAGGTACTCCTCAAGATATATGACTCTCATTCCTAGCGTGTTTTACTCTAGTGGAAGAAATGAAGGGCTTTTAAAACTCTCATCAAGCTACTGGGGAATGAATTAAGGGGGGATGACAATCTTTAAGAGAACTTTACATAAAAATCCTGGAATTATCTCTAGTCAATGATAAACTTGGGATAAATCAGCTATCCTTCCGACTGATTAAATTCAAGCAGGAGCGATCGCAGATCTAGTCTCGGTCAAATTTGGAGCCGTTTTTAGGGAAACTCACCTGAGACTCACCACACGGCTTTTAGACTCAAGAACGTTTGGCGATCGCCACTGAATTGAGGATCACCGAGTTCGGAAATCCAGTTTATTTACTCAGGGTGAACTGGAGTCATTATAAAGATTCAGAAGATTGGACATTGAACTGTCGTAGAATCTGAAAAATTTCAGATTTAGGAAATCCCAGAACCTTTAAAAAATCCTGGGATGCAATTTCAGGAGATTGATAAACTCCTTTTAAACCCGGCGATTCAGGCAATCGCCAAATGTATTGTGAATTTATGTAGTATTTATCAAGGTAAAGTCATGAGAAATCCTGTTATCGCCATTGGATTGGATGCCGGAGACCCGAATCTGCTGGAAAAATGGATGGCGCAAGGGCATTTAAAGAACTTAAAAAAATTGCGCGATCGCGGAGCCTACGGACGACTCAAAACCTTTGATTATTATCGAGCCGAAACCCCTTGGACCACCTTTTTAACCGGATCTTCTCCCGAAAAAACTGGCTATTGGGCACCCGTAAAACTCAGAGAAGGGAGCTATCATGTAGACCCCATAGAAGCCTATGACTTTGCCGAATATGAACCCTTCTATGCCCTTGGGGATGATTATAAAGTAGCTGTCT
Above is a window of Laspinema palackyanum D2c DNA encoding:
- the gor gene encoding glutathione-disulfide reductase, with the translated sequence MTNFDYDLFVIGAGSGGLAASKRAASYGAKVAIAEGDLVGGTCVIRGCVPKKLMVYASQFSKLYQNAVGYGWEKAEPNFDWNKLVEVVQKEVMRLNQIHINNLEKAGVELINGMATFVDPHTIEVGDRKITADKILIAVGGKPEKPNIEGIEHSITSNEMFHLSTFPKRFAVWGGGYIGVEFASIMNGLGAEVTEIIRRDYILHGFDQDIAQNIQEGMTKHGIQFKTQTTLEKIEKTDDGLKLMFAGEEHEPITVDALLCATGRKPNLSRLNLENAGVEVLLGAIAVSPDSCTNQPHIYAVGDCTDRMNLTPVAIAEGRAFADTVFGHLPRHINHTGIPTAVFSQPEASTVGLTEEEARDKVGDNVTIYRAKFRPMFYSLTDADEKVMIKLIVDKTTDRILGVHIVGKDAAEIVQGLAIAVNMGATKKDFDATIGIHPSTAEEVVTLR
- a CDS encoding response regulator — encoded protein: MMENTTIQQQKQEKVCSAAAQLVGSPTKALQKIVTNNLSGRLTIRDTSDPSVFWRVHFGNGKVHFASSLTGYQERLSYYLSRLCPELKELSLEGFQSDYQVICHYWKAGKLSLQQAREVLLKLTQEALVQVLNLPQAGLQFEKTVGLDPILLSLPLKQTILPMRDAIGKWAKIRAEIASPFQRVFIRNLEQIPKLLWPTFKNVEGIKRLIEVLNRGGCLYEVAQGLKIDVLSLALLLQPLVQAEAVGVKPYQLEKVEDGPIIACIDDSKTTQRHVRAILQAAGYRCLMLTEPAKALTTLARHKPALVLMDINMPEINGYELCRMLRQSSLLQEIPIVMLTGRDGIIDKMRSRMVGANDYITKPFDAQQLLKAIEMQLLGTADSERETILQTG
- a CDS encoding hybrid sensor histidine kinase/response regulator, with amino-acid sequence MISSNHEPSVPENLRLDSFAIANLDPEARHCFLHEEAPECLLALEQGIQCLNSNAATQENLGTAFPDLIRAAHTLKGGAGIVGLQQLSHLSHYIEELLIALNDGRVPHLPSAYELLSLSLDPIGDLLVGAWNGNDSQTSDRRLQNLIVTLDRFVQDLPPPLQENLEEEGAGEEFPHATDSPVNSFVKTALEVDLEDCLQRLTRSLAEFTDNPTSAEPSLRQSLTIFLEECTLLGETLGLKGLTIISREISASLSQEQALPEELAQLAIARIRTLRTETLTPSSPSPPSPESEATRSSIPERFLKYLIVNPNPDLAPANLTLRVPVRRLDRMSDTLGNLIVESDRLTLEQEKLQTAIATLSQSPNLTAIASDIQQTLDRLKTSLNQLNRDLTDSRLIPFGAIAERFITPLETLQRQYGKQVELVIQGKDRRVDQPILEQLQTPLTHLFRNAFDHGIELPTERKALGKSPTAKITFSATVEGSQLVITVEDDGRGIDPQKVYKRALAMGLIDPEKGFSKTLSPENSNPSEILQFLFTPGFSTASKVTDLSGRGVGLDIVQHQVARLRGTLQVETVLGQGTKFTIAVPLTLSRLSVYLCQCQDYTVAIPADKAIAVVKLSQAEIAGGEIGDRHEEIPGQTEPLPIFRLWDLLPYRTQVREAVSKVNSPSVCLILWVKGQQVAIAVNAVLEERPVMLKPLDLTVPVPPYVAGCTVLGSGEVVPVLAPHHFHPLLFPRSPLKPVTHVSPDTVLSSDAAPHLLIVDDSLIMRRMLQDLFEGAGFVSTVCTNGREALTQLARSPQGQFHLILSDVEMPHLDGLGLLQTVRSDPQWHQVPMVMLSSRANPEDIQKGMELGATTYLSKPFDPARLLAAIREILVAGEGPPSGLGGWGRFGRFGGDFGDKFLF
- a CDS encoding chemotaxis protein CheW, with the protein product MLRTYAGLQLSPKVQVVVPMEQVVEEIARSRRQICPIPGVPEAILGVVNIAGKLLWVIDLADFLTEILGLTPRSPSRGDELTLVVIRKDPPPEQHPEEEESTITPFACVVCDRLFTLTLNSTHFTPIPDPWRPLLRPLFSGLIWISPPTDAASRRFPVGLLQVSALFDALSRHSTLTAGELR
- a CDS encoding photosystem I reaction center subunit VIII; amino-acid sequence: MTGAYAAAYLPWILIPVVCWLMPAVVMGLLFIYVESDR
- a CDS encoding photosystem I reaction center protein subunit XI — its product is MADARDIEMVKPYGGDPFVGHLSTPISDSAFTKAFIGNLPAYRKGLSPILRGIEIGMAHGYWLVGPWVKFGPLRDYAPTANLGGLVSALSLVLIATACMSVYGIASFQVTGDDDYPSQNPQAPITLKTAEGWSQLTAGFFIGAMGGAFFAYFLLENLGGVDAIFRGLVN